From the Lathyrus oleraceus cultivar Zhongwan6 chromosome 4, CAAS_Psat_ZW6_1.0, whole genome shotgun sequence genome, one window contains:
- the LOC127075590 gene encoding unknown seed protein USP isoform X1, which produces MEFKNLSVLALFFLTLLGIHASKSGEEYWKSVWPNTPIPKTLLDLLLTDKGTSIPIKSQEEKQYWTIFFEHDLYPGKTMNLGIQKHSDIQSSKSTTHAPVKRASHTFKTLKGLGQTPEKETTKTNQPFGTFVWWYKKETGRPTTRSDKETKIETTATNQPFGTFVWWNKKEFDRPTTIRSDKLTKIETTRANQPFGTFVWWYKKEIERPTIRSDKTTKIETTTTNQPFGTFVWWNKKETDRPTIRSDKVTKIETTRTNQPFGTTAWWHKKETEIETENNLLEENQPFGLSEQGKKETKKSNQPFETQTLDEKEAHVLNSYCGTPSAIGEHKHCVLSLESMMDFAISKLGKNIKVMSSSFSQSQDKYVVQEVNKIGDKAVICHRLNFEEVVFYCHVVNATTTYMVPMMASDGTISKALTICHHDTRGMNPKVLNEVLNVKPGNVSVCHFIGNKAVAWVPNVSQSRGHPCVI; this is translated from the exons ATGGAGTTTAAAAATCTATCTGTTTTAGCTCTCTTTTTC TTGACTCTTCTAGGAATTCATGCATCTAAATCAGGAGAAGAATATTGGAAATCTGTTTGGCCAAACACTCCTATACCAAAGACACTTTTGGATCTCTTATTGACTG ATAAAGGAACAAGTATTCCTATCAAAAGTCAAGAAGAGAAGCAATATTGGACTATCTTTTTTGAACATGACCTATATCCTGGAAAAACAATGAACTTAGGTATCcaaaaacattcagatattcaatcatcaaaatcaacaacaCATGCACCCGTCAAAAGAGCAAGCCATACTTTTAAGACTCTCAAAGGACTTGGACAAACACCTGAAAAAGAAACTACTAAAACAAATCAACCTTTTGGAACGTTTGTGTGGTGGTATAAAAAAGAAACTGGAAGACCAACCACTAGGAGCGACAAAGAAACCAAAATAGAAACTACTGCAACAAATCAACCTTTTGGAACATTTGTGTGGTGGAATAAAAAAGAATTTGATAGACCAACAACCATTAGGAGTGACAAATTAACCAAAATAGAAACTACTAGAGCAAATCAACCTTTTGGAACGTTTGTGTGGTGGTATAAAAAAGAAATTGAAAGACCAACCATTAGAAGCGACAAAACAACCAAAATAGAAACTACTACAACAAATCAACCTTTTGGAACGTTTGTGTGGTGGAATAAAAAAGAAACGGATAGACCAACCATTAGGAGTGACAAAGTAACCAAAATAGAAACTACTAGAACAAATCAACCTTTTGGAACGACTGCGTGGTGGCATAAAAAAGAAACTGAAATAGAAACTGAAAACAACCTATTGGAAGAAAATCAACCTTTTGGATTAAGTGAACAGGGTAAAAAAGAAACtaaaaaatcaaatcaacctttTGAAACCCAGACATTAGATGAAAAAGAAGCTCACGTTCTTAACAGCTATTGTGGAACTCCATCAGCAATAGGAGAACACAAACATTGCGTCCTATCACTAGAATCAATGATGGATTTTGCCATTTCAAAGCTTGGAAAGAATATCAAAGTGATGTCAAGTTCCTTTTCTCAAAGTCAAGACAAATATGTAGTTCAGGAAGTAAATAAAATTGGAGACAAAGCAGTGATATGTCATAGATTGAATTTTGAAGAAGTTGTATTTTATTGTCATGTAGTTAATGCCACAACAACTTACATGGTCCCAATGATGGCCTCTGATGGAACTATATCAAAAGCACTGACAATTTGCCACCATGACACTAGAGGTATGAATCCTAAAGTGTTAAATGAAGTTCTCAATGTTAAGCCAGGAAATGTATCTGTTTGCCATTTTATTGGCAACAAGGCTGTTGCTTGGGTACCTAATGTTAGCCAGTCTCGTGGTCATCCTTGTGTCATCTAG